From Brevibacillus marinus, a single genomic window includes:
- a CDS encoding penicillin-binding protein, translating into MKTKQRLNVRTLGLAIAMLLLFFGLIGRLWWIQSVDAAWIMEKGKSQWEKERILQPKRGSILDRNGHVLAYEGKAYKVEAQLKQKDKEPPPWMGDNYVKDPYGTAAKLSPILQTPVDKLVKYLTQDNVNVTELGPGSLKITEEQKEAIYNLQYPLGPDGKRSEWNQLPGIVLRETTRRYYPNEEFAAHVLGYVNYQGEAMMGIELQFDEELRGEKGQLQVMMDAAGYPLPQGERKYKPARDGQNVVLTIDQQIQDYVEQALDNAVKQYNPKRATVIVTDPQSGEVLAMATRPQFNPNHYTKIENHLNYAISMNFEPGSTFKIITLAAAIEEGLFNPNETYQSGTYTKVPGKPINDHNNGRGWGKITFLEGVQRSSNVAFVILGYERLQQQRLYDYFQRFGIGKKTGILLPGEEEGIMRDLLHPNSDRDVAVTTFGQGVAVTAIQQVAAVGAIANGGELLKPRIVKELRDPHSGEVVKRFEREVVRRVVSEQTSKQVRDILETVVTGEHGTGREYQIDGFQVAGKTGTAQKYDPQTGGILPGKYIASFIGFAPKDDPRLLVYVVIDEPQAKYEDLGRLVVAPVFKSVMENSLLYLQQKPAQTERKAAPPVEAQRLPNYVGMAASVAKQKALAAGFQAEMIGTGTRIVSQSPAAGEQVLPNSKVTLVTDRIEGVQMPDFTGKSLREVMEFASLTGLDVSAAGQGFVTEQSIPPGTVLSGGEQLLVTLKPAADAADPALQEEGEDAASAAEDAGEEREQGPASDADRPAAAEVE; encoded by the coding sequence ATGAAGACGAAACAACGGCTCAACGTGCGCACGTTGGGGCTGGCGATCGCCATGCTTTTGTTGTTTTTCGGCCTGATTGGCCGTCTCTGGTGGATTCAGTCGGTTGATGCTGCCTGGATTATGGAGAAAGGAAAGAGCCAGTGGGAAAAAGAACGGATTCTCCAGCCGAAACGAGGCTCGATCCTGGACCGCAACGGCCATGTGCTCGCCTACGAGGGGAAGGCTTACAAAGTGGAAGCGCAGCTGAAGCAAAAAGACAAAGAACCACCGCCATGGATGGGCGACAACTACGTGAAAGACCCGTACGGCACGGCGGCGAAGCTCTCCCCCATCCTCCAAACGCCGGTGGACAAACTGGTCAAGTACCTGACGCAAGACAACGTGAACGTAACGGAACTGGGGCCGGGTTCGCTGAAAATTACCGAAGAACAAAAAGAAGCGATCTACAACCTGCAGTACCCGCTGGGTCCGGACGGCAAGCGTTCCGAATGGAATCAACTGCCAGGCATCGTGCTGCGTGAAACCACCCGCCGCTACTATCCGAATGAGGAGTTTGCCGCTCATGTGCTGGGCTACGTGAACTATCAAGGCGAGGCGATGATGGGCATCGAGCTGCAATTTGACGAGGAACTGCGTGGCGAGAAAGGGCAGCTGCAGGTGATGATGGATGCGGCCGGCTATCCGCTGCCGCAGGGAGAGCGGAAGTACAAGCCGGCGCGGGACGGGCAAAACGTCGTGCTCACGATTGATCAGCAGATTCAGGATTACGTCGAACAGGCGCTGGACAACGCGGTCAAACAGTACAACCCGAAGCGAGCGACCGTCATCGTCACGGATCCGCAAAGCGGCGAAGTGCTGGCGATGGCCACGCGTCCCCAGTTCAACCCGAACCACTACACGAAAATTGAGAATCATCTCAACTACGCGATCAGCATGAACTTTGAACCCGGTTCGACGTTTAAAATCATCACGCTGGCGGCGGCGATCGAGGAGGGGCTGTTCAACCCCAACGAAACGTACCAGTCAGGCACGTACACCAAAGTGCCGGGCAAGCCGATCAACGACCACAACAACGGGAGAGGATGGGGAAAAATCACCTTTTTGGAAGGCGTACAGCGCTCCAGCAACGTCGCGTTTGTCATTCTCGGGTACGAACGACTGCAGCAGCAGCGGCTGTACGACTACTTCCAGCGCTTCGGCATCGGCAAGAAGACGGGGATTCTACTGCCCGGCGAGGAAGAGGGGATCATGCGCGACCTGCTGCATCCCAATTCAGACCGCGACGTGGCGGTGACCACGTTTGGCCAAGGCGTGGCCGTCACCGCGATTCAGCAGGTGGCGGCGGTCGGGGCCATCGCCAACGGCGGCGAGCTGTTAAAGCCGCGCATTGTCAAAGAGCTGCGCGATCCGCATAGCGGGGAAGTGGTCAAGCGCTTCGAGCGGGAAGTGGTGCGGCGGGTCGTGTCGGAGCAGACGAGCAAACAGGTCCGCGATATTTTGGAAACCGTCGTGACCGGCGAACACGGAACGGGGCGCGAGTATCAGATCGACGGCTTCCAGGTAGCCGGAAAGACCGGGACGGCGCAAAAATACGATCCGCAGACCGGGGGCATTTTGCCGGGAAAATACATCGCTTCGTTTATCGGATTTGCCCCCAAGGATGATCCGCGCCTGCTGGTTTACGTGGTGATCGACGAACCGCAGGCAAAATACGAAGACTTGGGGCGGCTGGTGGTTGCGCCCGTGTTTAAGTCGGTGATGGAGAACAGCCTGTTGTACCTGCAGCAAAAGCCTGCGCAGACGGAGCGGAAGGCGGCGCCGCCGGTCGAAGCGCAACGGCTTCCCAACTACGTCGGCATGGCCGCCTCGGTGGCCAAGCAGAAAGCCTTGGCAGCCGGCTTCCAGGCGGAAATGATCGGAACGGGCACGAGGATTGTCAGCCAGTCGCCGGCGGCCGGTGAACAGGTGCTGCCGAACAGCAAAGTCACATTGGTTACCGATCGCATCGAGGGGGTGCAGATGCCGGACTTTACGGGCAAATCGCTGCGCGAGGTGATGGAGTTTGCTTCGCTCACCGGCTTGGACGTGTCGGCTGCCGGGCAAGGCTTCGTGACCGAGCAGAGCATCCCGCCGGGAACGGTCCTGTCGGGTGGGGAACAGCTGCTCGTCACGCTCAAGCCGGCTGCCGATGCGGCAGATCCCGCTTTGCAAGAGGAAGGTGAGGACGCCGCTTCCGCCGCAGAGGACGCGGGCGAGGAGAGGGAGCAGGGGCCCGCTTCTGACGCTGACCGCCCGGCAGCGGCGGAAGTCGAGTAG
- a CDS encoding stage V sporulation protein D — MRVSNVTVRRRIFLALVIGMILYTALITRLGYIQIVQGQWLLDQANDLWKRDIPFEAKRGRILDRNGEVLVENISVPSVLAIPAQIQDPRETAKKLAVILGESEEKIYEAITKRQMINRVPGGRKISAEKARQIQQLNLPGIEVAEDTKRYYPYGNLAAHVLGFTGIDNQGLTGLERVYHDFLQGTPGYVSFPADAGGRSMPGQPEKYIPPIDGMDMYLTIDKTIQSFLERELDQAMISYQPDDVLAIAMDPKTGEILGMSSRPTFDPSRYQEYPDEVYNRNLPIWKTYEPGSTFKIVTLAAALNEGVVRLNESFHDPGYINVAGVRLHCWKRSGHGHETMLEVVENSCNPGFVTMGQRLGKERLFDYIHKFGFGQKTGIDLIGEARGLLFDLKRFGPVELGTTSFGQGVAVTPIQQMAAVAAAINGGKLFKPYIAKEWRSSITQEVVGRVKPTLVRQVITPETSEQVRYALESVVARGTGRNAFIDGYRVGGKTGTAQKVRGGRYVQGEYIVSFIGFAPADDPQILVYVAVDNPKATAFGGLIAAPIVRNILESTLAYLEVPRRSNQIEREYRYGDKKYVEVPDLRGLSMREITASYYTMPLDVTGYGSYVIKQSPEPGSKVEEGSKIRVFLGDKTVE, encoded by the coding sequence GTGCGGGTTTCCAACGTCACGGTGCGCCGACGCATCTTTCTCGCATTGGTGATCGGCATGATCCTCTATACGGCATTGATTACGCGGTTGGGCTACATCCAGATCGTGCAGGGGCAGTGGCTGCTTGACCAGGCCAACGATCTGTGGAAACGGGATATCCCGTTTGAAGCGAAGCGCGGTCGGATCCTGGACAGGAACGGCGAGGTGCTGGTGGAAAACATCAGCGTGCCGTCTGTATTGGCCATCCCCGCGCAGATTCAAGATCCGCGCGAGACGGCAAAAAAACTGGCCGTCATTCTCGGCGAGTCCGAAGAGAAGATTTACGAGGCGATTACCAAGCGGCAGATGATCAACCGCGTTCCCGGCGGACGCAAAATCTCGGCGGAAAAAGCGCGCCAGATCCAGCAGCTGAACCTGCCCGGAATCGAGGTGGCGGAGGACACCAAACGCTACTATCCCTATGGCAACCTGGCCGCCCATGTACTCGGTTTTACCGGAATCGACAACCAGGGGCTGACCGGCCTGGAACGGGTGTACCATGACTTTTTGCAGGGGACACCCGGCTATGTTTCCTTTCCGGCTGATGCCGGAGGGAGAAGCATGCCGGGGCAGCCGGAGAAATACATCCCGCCAATTGATGGCATGGATATGTACCTGACGATCGACAAAACGATCCAGAGCTTCCTGGAGCGGGAGCTGGATCAGGCGATGATCAGCTATCAGCCGGACGATGTGCTGGCCATCGCGATGGACCCCAAGACCGGGGAGATTCTGGGGATGAGCAGCCGGCCTACCTTTGATCCCTCCCGCTATCAGGAATATCCGGACGAGGTGTACAACCGCAACCTGCCGATCTGGAAAACGTACGAGCCAGGCTCCACTTTCAAGATCGTCACGCTCGCGGCGGCGCTCAACGAAGGGGTGGTCCGGCTCAACGAGAGCTTCCACGATCCCGGCTACATCAACGTGGCGGGGGTGCGCCTGCACTGCTGGAAACGATCCGGGCACGGCCACGAGACGATGCTGGAGGTGGTGGAGAATTCCTGCAACCCGGGATTTGTCACGATGGGGCAGCGGCTGGGCAAGGAACGACTGTTTGACTACATCCATAAATTTGGCTTCGGGCAAAAGACCGGGATCGATTTGATCGGCGAGGCGCGCGGGCTGCTGTTTGACCTCAAGCGCTTCGGGCCGGTCGAATTGGGGACCACCTCTTTCGGGCAGGGGGTAGCGGTCACGCCCATCCAGCAAATGGCGGCAGTGGCCGCCGCGATCAACGGCGGCAAGCTGTTTAAACCTTACATCGCCAAAGAGTGGCGCTCCAGCATAACCCAGGAGGTGGTGGGACGCGTAAAGCCGACCCTGGTCCGCCAGGTGATTACGCCGGAGACCTCGGAACAAGTGCGCTACGCGCTGGAGAGCGTCGTCGCCCGAGGCACGGGACGCAACGCCTTTATCGACGGCTACCGGGTTGGCGGCAAAACCGGTACAGCGCAGAAGGTAAGAGGCGGAAGGTATGTGCAAGGGGAGTACATCGTTTCGTTCATCGGCTTTGCGCCCGCCGACGATCCGCAGATTCTCGTCTATGTCGCAGTGGACAATCCGAAAGCGACCGCCTTTGGCGGCTTGATTGCCGCACCGATCGTGCGCAACATCCTGGAGTCGACGCTGGCCTACCTGGAAGTGCCGCGGCGGAGCAATCAGATCGAGCGGGAATACCGCTACGGCGACAAGAAATATGTGGAAGTGCCCGATTTGCGGGGGTTGAGCATGCGGGAAATCACCGCTTCCTACTACACGATGCCGCTGGACGTGACCGGCTACGGCAGCTACGTGATCAAACAGTCGCCGGAACCGGGCAGCAAAGTGGAAGAAGGTTCAAAAATTCGCGTATTCCTTGGTGACAAAACGGTTGAATAG
- a CDS encoding UDP-N-acetylmuramoyl-L-alanyl-D-glutamate--2,6-diaminopimelate ligase — protein MLLKDLLAPLLVVSLRGDEQLEITGMTADSRQVQPGDLFICVSGFTVDGHNFAAEAARRGAVAVVAERAVDVACTTVLVPDTRRAMAVLADRFYGSPTQELKLIGVTGTNGKTTTTHLIDKILRDQRKHTGLIGTIHMRIGEVFEEIKNTTPDVLELQRSFRRMRDQQAEYAIIEVSSHALDIGRVRGCDFTTAVFTNLTQDHLDYHRTMEEYRLAKSLLFAQLGNRYDPKRMKTAVLNADDPASAFFARVTAARVITYGIEQAADVRARDIRITSRGTSFTVDTYAGSLALNLRLIGKFNVYNALAAIAATLPEGVPLADIKRSLEEVRGVAGRFEPVDEGQPFTVIVDYSHTPDSLENALLTIRQFARGRVFCVVGCGGDRDRSKRPIMARIATKYADLSVFTSDNPRSEDPHAIIAEMTAGLADTPDSRYLVQVDRREAIRCAIRQAREDDVILIAGKGHETYQTIHGVNYPFDDREVAREAIRQLAR, from the coding sequence ATGCTGCTGAAGGATTTGCTCGCTCCTTTGCTGGTCGTCTCGCTCCGTGGAGATGAGCAGTTGGAGATCACCGGAATGACGGCCGATTCGCGCCAAGTGCAGCCGGGTGATCTCTTCATTTGCGTCAGCGGATTTACCGTTGACGGGCACAACTTCGCGGCCGAAGCGGCGCGGCGCGGAGCGGTGGCAGTTGTGGCGGAGCGGGCGGTAGATGTGGCATGTACGACCGTGCTCGTTCCCGACACGCGGCGGGCGATGGCCGTGTTGGCAGACCGTTTCTACGGGTCGCCTACGCAAGAGCTGAAATTGATCGGCGTGACGGGAACCAACGGGAAGACGACGACCACCCATTTGATCGACAAAATCTTGCGCGACCAGCGGAAGCATACCGGGTTGATCGGCACCATACACATGCGAATTGGAGAGGTTTTTGAGGAGATCAAAAACACGACGCCCGACGTCCTGGAACTGCAGCGCAGCTTTCGCAGGATGCGCGATCAGCAGGCGGAATACGCGATTATCGAAGTCTCTTCGCATGCGCTGGACATCGGGCGGGTGCGTGGGTGTGATTTTACCACGGCGGTCTTTACCAACCTGACGCAGGATCATCTGGACTACCATCGGACGATGGAGGAGTATCGCCTTGCCAAGTCGCTCTTGTTTGCGCAACTGGGCAACCGGTACGACCCCAAACGGATGAAGACGGCCGTTCTCAATGCCGACGATCCCGCATCCGCCTTTTTTGCCCGGGTCACGGCGGCGCGGGTTATTACCTACGGAATCGAACAAGCGGCTGACGTGCGGGCGCGCGATATCCGCATCACCAGCCGGGGGACGTCCTTTACGGTTGACACGTATGCCGGTTCACTTGCGCTGAACCTCCGCCTGATCGGCAAGTTTAACGTGTACAACGCGCTGGCCGCGATTGCGGCGACCCTGCCCGAAGGCGTGCCGCTGGCTGACATCAAGCGGAGCCTGGAAGAGGTTCGCGGCGTCGCCGGACGGTTTGAACCGGTGGACGAAGGGCAGCCGTTTACCGTCATCGTCGATTACTCGCACACGCCGGACAGCCTGGAAAACGCGCTGCTGACGATTCGCCAGTTTGCCCGTGGGCGGGTGTTTTGCGTCGTCGGCTGCGGCGGTGACCGGGACCGGAGCAAACGCCCGATTATGGCCCGAATTGCAACAAAATACGCCGACCTCAGCGTCTTTACATCAGATAACCCTCGTTCCGAGGATCCCCATGCGATCATCGCCGAGATGACAGCGGGTCTTGCCGATACGCCTGACAGCCGTTATCTTGTGCAAGTGGATCGGCGCGAAGCGATCCGCTGCGCGATTCGCCAGGCCCGGGAAGACGACGTGATTCTGATCGCGGGCAAAGGACATGAGACGTATCAGACGATCCATGGCGTCAACTATCCGTTTGATGACCGCGAAGTGGCGCGGGAAGCGATTCGCCAGCTTGCCCGGTAG
- the mraY gene encoding phospho-N-acetylmuramoyl-pentapeptide-transferase: MLFDNVLLITIIASFLIAVLIGPLFIPVLRRLKFGQSIRQEGPQSHHKKAGTPTMGGVIIILALIFTVLKFANLTVEVLFLLLVTLGYGLIGFLDDFLKIARKHNLGLTAKQKFWAQGLLAVLAYYLLLYMEHDTTLQFPGTPWEIELGWLYFPFLLFLLVGTTNAVNLTDGLDGLLAGTGAIAFGAYAIIAWLSSMPDPAIFSAAVVGAVLGFLVFNAHPARVFMGDTGSLALGGALAGIAIMTKTELLLAVIGGVFVVETLSVIMQVISFKTRGKRIFRMSPLHHHFELTGWSEWRVVVTFWLVGMVFAGLGVYLEVLR, from the coding sequence ATGCTGTTTGACAATGTCCTGTTGATTACGATTATCGCTTCCTTTTTAATTGCAGTACTGATCGGTCCGCTGTTCATCCCTGTTCTTCGACGGCTGAAGTTCGGGCAGAGCATCCGCCAGGAGGGGCCCCAATCCCACCACAAAAAAGCCGGCACTCCGACGATGGGCGGCGTGATCATTATCCTGGCCCTGATCTTTACCGTGCTCAAATTCGCCAACCTGACGGTGGAAGTGCTGTTTTTGCTTTTGGTCACACTGGGTTACGGATTGATCGGTTTTCTCGATGATTTTCTCAAGATCGCGCGAAAGCACAACCTCGGCCTGACGGCCAAACAAAAATTTTGGGCGCAGGGACTCTTGGCGGTCCTCGCCTATTACTTGCTGCTGTACATGGAACACGACACGACGCTGCAGTTCCCCGGGACACCCTGGGAAATCGAACTGGGCTGGCTGTACTTTCCGTTTTTGCTCTTTTTGTTGGTTGGCACAACCAACGCGGTCAACCTGACGGACGGCCTGGACGGCTTGCTGGCGGGAACGGGGGCGATCGCTTTTGGCGCTTACGCGATTATTGCCTGGCTGTCCAGCATGCCCGACCCCGCGATCTTCAGCGCGGCCGTGGTGGGAGCTGTGCTCGGGTTTCTCGTCTTCAACGCCCACCCGGCCCGCGTCTTTATGGGCGATACCGGCTCACTGGCGTTGGGCGGCGCCCTCGCCGGGATCGCGATCATGACCAAGACGGAGCTGCTGCTTGCGGTGATCGGCGGGGTGTTTGTGGTTGAGACGCTCTCTGTGATCATGCAGGTGATCTCGTTTAAAACGCGGGGGAAGCGCATTTTCCGGATGAGTCCGCTGCATCATCACTTCGAGCTGACGGGCTGGTCGGAGTGGCGGGTTGTCGTCACGTTCTGGCTGGTCGGGATGGTTTTTGCCGGGTTGGGGGTTTATCTGGAGGTGCTTCGTTGA